Proteins from a genomic interval of Luteolibacter sp. Y139:
- a CDS encoding TraR/DksA family transcriptional regulator: MAEKKQPAKKAEPAKPAKKPAEKPAPKAESKKPAAKTEPEPEEVVEIKAPAGPVKVSGFVLKQKQRLLDLRDELVDAMSGMTGEIRNAPEGSEASGSGMHQGDAGSDAYDRDFALSVLAKEQDALYEIEQALRRIDRGAYGICEMSGKSIPQARLEAIPFARLTVECQAQWEKEYGNRRFRPSNEVGFAGGNYSDDEDSETVSLDEDDD; the protein is encoded by the coding sequence ATGGCCGAAAAGAAGCAACCCGCGAAAAAGGCGGAACCCGCCAAGCCTGCGAAGAAGCCTGCTGAAAAGCCCGCTCCAAAGGCCGAGTCCAAGAAGCCCGCCGCCAAAACCGAGCCGGAGCCCGAGGAAGTCGTTGAAATCAAGGCTCCCGCCGGCCCGGTGAAGGTCAGCGGCTTTGTCCTCAAGCAGAAACAGCGCCTGCTGGACCTGCGGGACGAGCTGGTGGACGCGATGTCCGGCATGACCGGGGAAATCCGCAATGCGCCCGAAGGCAGCGAGGCCTCCGGCAGCGGCATGCACCAGGGTGACGCTGGCAGCGATGCCTACGACCGCGACTTCGCGCTCAGCGTGCTGGCCAAGGAACAAGACGCCCTTTACGAGATCGAGCAGGCCCTGCGCCGGATCGACCGCGGTGCCTACGGGATCTGCGAAATGTCCGGAAAGAGCATCCCGCAGGCCCGTCTGGAGGCGATTCCATTCGCCCGCCTGACCGTGGAATGCCAGGCCCAGTGGGAGAAGGAATACGGCAACCGCCGCTTCCGTCCGTCCAATGAAGTCGGCTTCGCCGGAGGAAATTATTCGGATGATGAAGATTCC